A part of Anaeromyxobacter diazotrophicus genomic DNA contains:
- a CDS encoding serine/threonine-protein kinase, whose protein sequence is MTAAPGPAPAGAADDGRTRCHEGALSALLQELARAPPVQEEGWERLLVPGAVVGRFELLREVGQGGFGVVFEAEDRELHRRVAFKALRPGAGARAPASAWMAEEAEAVARLNHPGIVTLYDAGRCEAGPYLVLELLRGETLAERLARGPLAPERAVALAAGVAAALAHAHAARVVHRDLKPGNVFVTEEGGVKLLDFGIAHVLGRDLKSAGTPAFMAPEQRRGGPEGPAVDVYAVGALLAAMVGGAPPREPGAAPRLPAGTPRPLAEVIARALQPDPALRPADGAALLVALEEVAAALPGGARRRAVRRRLALAAGLACAILSGAVAGHLWRRWHAPVGPVPVAVADLENATGQPALDGLAGLLATSLEQSRALDVVTRARLVELARQRGREEARLQGDLAREVARAAGVRALLLGRLTRDGAGYALALEAVDPAAERRLFEVREVAPGEAQLSALVDRISARVRRELNERAEDVRASEVRVAQALTGSLEAYQRYFEGEQCSERVARVGQASLDECAELYRRALEVDPTFALARYALAVAPPGGREPGEEERAQIAEAVKHLDRVPEKERLLIRAWAAHLDGRDEDALGLYRTAASRFPRETKVLLTAGEFLHDRGAFSEALPWLDRVLALDPAHGWALEYLVDSLGHLGRGEELRRRIEVLQALPRQPAVLHALSEARGWAGDRAGAIAAARDELEAGGGATAEEDLVKALVFDDRLEEAERELRRQLALAPNDPWARLDLAAVLGTQGRRREGLELLRSPGFRADPGHALGRSLRVSYLAGGDPAALAREAEHLDPAGESANLASTLAYGRLPALAERLASRLDPSSPPARMYAAVRLWRAGRPEDAARELAEAEPRDRSPSYTLPPAFLAAEVALDAGRDREAVDAVRRFHAVYDPVRLLRSWAYPRSFLVLARASLRLGDEDAARGALARLLALWRRADEGEPLLAEARALQRSLGPERGRP, encoded by the coding sequence GTGACGGCGGCGCCGGGACCGGCGCCCGCGGGCGCGGCGGACGACGGCCGCACGCGCTGCCACGAGGGGGCGCTCTCCGCGCTGCTCCAGGAGCTCGCCCGCGCGCCGCCGGTCCAGGAGGAGGGCTGGGAGCGGCTCCTCGTGCCGGGGGCGGTGGTCGGCCGCTTCGAGCTCCTGCGCGAGGTGGGGCAGGGCGGCTTCGGGGTGGTCTTCGAGGCGGAGGACCGCGAGCTGCACCGGCGGGTCGCGTTCAAGGCGCTCCGGCCCGGCGCCGGCGCGCGGGCGCCCGCCTCGGCCTGGATGGCCGAGGAGGCCGAGGCGGTGGCGCGCCTCAACCACCCCGGCATCGTGACGCTCTACGACGCCGGCCGCTGCGAGGCGGGGCCCTACCTCGTGCTGGAGCTGCTCCGCGGCGAGACGCTGGCCGAGCGGCTCGCGCGCGGGCCGCTCGCCCCGGAGCGCGCGGTGGCGCTCGCGGCCGGGGTGGCGGCGGCGCTCGCTCACGCCCACGCGGCGCGGGTGGTCCACCGCGACCTCAAGCCCGGCAACGTCTTCGTGACCGAAGAGGGCGGGGTGAAGCTCCTCGACTTCGGGATCGCCCACGTCCTCGGGCGCGACCTCAAGTCCGCCGGCACGCCCGCCTTCATGGCGCCCGAGCAGCGCCGGGGCGGCCCGGAGGGGCCGGCGGTGGACGTGTACGCGGTGGGCGCGCTCCTCGCCGCCATGGTGGGCGGCGCGCCGCCCCGGGAACCCGGCGCGGCGCCGCGCCTGCCCGCCGGCACCCCGCGCCCGCTGGCGGAGGTGATCGCGCGGGCGCTCCAGCCGGACCCGGCGCTCCGACCGGCGGACGGGGCGGCGCTGCTCGTCGCCCTGGAGGAGGTCGCCGCGGCGCTGCCGGGCGGCGCCCGCCGCCGCGCCGTGCGGAGGAGGCTCGCGCTGGCGGCCGGGCTCGCCTGCGCCATCCTCTCCGGCGCAGTCGCCGGGCACCTGTGGCGCCGCTGGCACGCGCCGGTCGGACCGGTCCCGGTGGCCGTGGCGGACCTCGAGAACGCCACCGGCCAGCCCGCGCTGGACGGGCTGGCGGGGCTGCTCGCCACCTCGCTCGAGCAGTCCCGCGCGCTCGACGTCGTGACGCGGGCCCGGCTGGTCGAGCTCGCCCGCCAGCGCGGGCGCGAGGAGGCGCGCCTGCAGGGCGACCTGGCGCGCGAGGTGGCGCGCGCGGCGGGCGTGAGGGCGCTGCTCCTCGGCCGGCTCACCCGCGACGGCGCGGGCTACGCCCTGGCGCTCGAGGCGGTGGATCCGGCGGCGGAGCGGCGGCTGTTCGAGGTGCGCGAGGTCGCGCCCGGCGAGGCGCAGCTCTCCGCGCTGGTCGACCGCATCTCGGCGCGCGTGCGGCGCGAGCTCAACGAGCGCGCCGAGGACGTGCGCGCCTCGGAGGTGCGGGTCGCCCAGGCGCTCACCGGGAGCCTCGAGGCCTACCAGCGCTACTTCGAGGGCGAGCAGTGCTCGGAGCGGGTGGCGCGCGTCGGGCAGGCGAGCCTGGACGAGTGCGCCGAGCTCTACCGCCGGGCGCTGGAGGTCGATCCGACCTTCGCGCTCGCGCGCTACGCGCTGGCGGTCGCGCCGCCGGGCGGCCGGGAGCCGGGCGAGGAGGAGCGGGCCCAGATCGCGGAGGCCGTGAAGCACCTCGACCGCGTGCCGGAGAAGGAGCGGCTCCTCATCCGCGCCTGGGCCGCGCACCTCGACGGGCGGGACGAGGACGCCCTCGGCCTCTACCGCACCGCGGCGAGCCGCTTCCCGCGCGAGACCAAGGTGCTGCTGACCGCGGGGGAGTTCCTGCACGACCGCGGCGCCTTCTCGGAGGCGCTGCCGTGGCTCGACCGCGTGCTCGCCCTCGATCCCGCCCACGGCTGGGCCCTCGAGTACCTCGTCGACTCGCTCGGCCACCTGGGCCGGGGCGAGGAGCTGCGCCGGCGGATCGAGGTGCTCCAGGCGCTGCCGCGCCAGCCCGCGGTGCTGCACGCGCTCTCGGAGGCGCGCGGGTGGGCGGGAGACCGCGCGGGCGCGATCGCCGCCGCCCGGGACGAGCTGGAGGCCGGGGGCGGCGCGACCGCGGAGGAGGACCTGGTGAAGGCGCTCGTCTTCGACGATCGCCTGGAGGAGGCCGAGCGCGAGCTCCGGCGGCAGCTCGCCCTGGCCCCGAACGACCCCTGGGCGCGGCTCGACCTGGCGGCGGTGCTCGGCACCCAGGGCCGCCGGCGGGAGGGGCTGGAGCTCCTGCGCTCGCCGGGGTTCAGGGCGGATCCCGGCCACGCGCTCGGGCGCTCGTTGCGGGTGAGCTACCTGGCCGGCGGCGACCCCGCCGCGCTCGCGCGCGAGGCCGAGCACCTCGATCCCGCCGGCGAGAGCGCCAACCTCGCCTCCACCCTCGCCTACGGCCGGCTCCCGGCGCTCGCCGAGCGGCTGGCGAGCCGCCTCGATCCGTCCTCGCCGCCGGCGCGCATGTACGCCGCCGTGCGGCTGTGGCGGGCGGGGAGGCCCGAGGACGCGGCGCGCGAGCTCGCGGAGGCGGAGCCGCGCGATCGGTCGCCGAGCTACACGCTCCCCCCGGCCTTCCTCGCGGCCGAGGTGGCGCTCGACGCGGGCCGCGACCGCGAGGCCGTCGACGCGGTGCGGCGCTTCCACGCCGTCTACGACCCGGTGCGCCTGCTGCGGAGCTGGGCCTATCCGCGCAGCTTCCTCGTCCTGGCGCGCGCCAGCCTGCGCCTGGGCGACGAGGACGCGGCGCGCGGCGCGCTGGCGCGCCTCCTCGCGCTCTGGCGCCGCGCCGACGAGGGGGAGCCGCTGCTCGCCGAGGCGCGCGCGCTGCAGCGATCGCTCGGCCCTGAACGGGGCCGCCCTTGA
- a CDS encoding MvdC/MvdD family ATP grasp protein, with product MILAVTHGSDEHAPPLLAALAARGERCARFDAASFPRRAALRMRQGADGAEAVLQVEGEPPVTAAEVRAVWWRRVRMPELHPEISDPAHRQFAWDECEHALGAFWLALAGARWVNPLGADRDAHRKPHQLATARAAGLEVPRTLVTNDPDAARAFVEELGGPGRVLYKPFTGSAELWREARLLRPEELALLPALRYAPVIFQEYVPGLDLRATVVGERVFTCRIDARETAYPVDWRLDPERARFEAVGLPAAVERRLLALHRTLGLRYGAADLRETPDGRAVFLEVNPGGQWLFVERRTGLQLTDALAGLLAGG from the coding sequence GTGATCCTCGCGGTCACCCACGGGTCCGACGAGCACGCGCCGCCGCTGCTGGCGGCGCTCGCCGCCCGCGGGGAGCGCTGCGCCCGCTTCGACGCCGCCAGCTTCCCGAGGCGGGCGGCGCTGCGCATGAGGCAGGGCGCGGACGGCGCGGAGGCGGTGCTCCAGGTCGAGGGCGAGCCCCCGGTGACCGCGGCGGAGGTGCGGGCGGTCTGGTGGCGGCGGGTGCGGATGCCGGAGCTCCACCCGGAGATCTCCGACCCGGCGCACCGGCAGTTCGCCTGGGACGAGTGCGAGCACGCGCTGGGCGCCTTCTGGCTCGCGCTCGCCGGCGCGCGCTGGGTGAACCCGCTCGGCGCCGACCGCGATGCGCACCGCAAGCCGCACCAGCTCGCGACCGCGCGGGCGGCGGGGCTGGAGGTGCCGCGGACCCTCGTCACCAACGACCCGGACGCGGCGCGGGCGTTCGTGGAGGAGCTGGGCGGGCCGGGTCGGGTCCTCTACAAGCCGTTCACCGGGTCGGCGGAGCTGTGGCGCGAGGCGCGCCTGCTGCGCCCGGAGGAGCTCGCGCTCCTGCCGGCCCTCCGCTACGCGCCGGTCATCTTCCAGGAGTACGTGCCCGGGCTCGACCTGCGCGCGACCGTGGTCGGCGAGCGCGTCTTCACCTGCCGCATCGACGCGCGCGAGACCGCCTACCCGGTGGACTGGCGGCTCGACCCGGAGCGTGCGCGGTTCGAGGCGGTGGGGCTCCCGGCGGCGGTGGAGCGCCGGCTGCTCGCCCTCCACCGCACCCTGGGCCTGCGCTACGGCGCGGCCGACCTGCGGGAGACGCCGGACGGGAGGGCGGTCTTCCTGGAGGTGAACCCGGGCGGACAGTGGCTGTTCGTCGAGCGGCGGACCGGGCTCCAGCTGACGGACGCGCTGGCGGGCCTCCTCGCGGGCGGGTGA
- a CDS encoding alpha/beta fold hydrolase, which produces MGAPRGGREPVRAGGLRVTALAAGPGQARALELGDEGPAVVVLASAPGGAGAFRPLLEALSGRFRAVALELAAPDPERAEARDAQLVEVAAAALEALEVGRAAVVGQGASGRVAVELAVARPGLVAGLVLAAPAPLARLQDVHVPVLLYRRGRIVEHPGLFARALAAFALRLQPRTA; this is translated from the coding sequence GTGGGCGCGCCCCGCGGCGGTCGCGAGCCGGTCCGCGCCGGCGGGCTGCGGGTCACCGCGCTTGCCGCCGGCCCGGGGCAGGCGCGGGCGCTCGAGCTCGGCGACGAAGGCCCCGCGGTGGTGGTGCTGGCGAGCGCGCCCGGTGGCGCGGGAGCCTTCCGACCCCTGCTGGAGGCGCTCTCCGGCCGGTTCCGGGCGGTGGCGCTCGAGCTCGCCGCGCCCGACCCGGAGCGCGCCGAGGCGCGCGACGCGCAGCTCGTCGAGGTCGCCGCCGCGGCGCTGGAGGCGCTCGAGGTCGGGCGCGCCGCCGTCGTGGGGCAGGGGGCGAGCGGGCGGGTGGCGGTCGAGCTCGCGGTCGCCCGGCCTGGCCTGGTGGCCGGGCTCGTGCTGGCGGCGCCCGCGCCGCTGGCGCGGCTGCAGGACGTGCACGTGCCGGTGCTGCTCTACCGCCGGGGCCGCATCGTCGAGCACCCGGGCCTCTTCGCGCGCGCCCTCGCGGCGTTCGCCCTCCGGCTGCAGCCCCGGACCGCCTAG
- a CDS encoding RNA polymerase sigma factor encodes MSLDAQVTELLARGQRDEAATRVLEALGPEVLGYLRAVLRDEGEAGDAFSHFAESVWRGLPGFRGDSTVRTWCYGIAWRCAVSLRREPRHRRGERLGSTLASQLAGRIFATTAVERERQAVALERLRATLDPEEQTLLTLRLDRRLSWSEVADVLASDAPARPDEAALRKRFERLKAKLADAAREEGLVP; translated from the coding sequence ATGTCCCTCGACGCGCAGGTGACGGAGCTCCTCGCGCGCGGGCAGCGCGACGAGGCCGCCACGCGGGTGCTGGAGGCGCTCGGGCCGGAGGTGCTCGGCTACCTGCGCGCGGTCCTGCGCGACGAGGGCGAGGCCGGCGACGCGTTCTCGCACTTCGCCGAGTCGGTGTGGCGCGGCCTGCCGGGGTTCCGCGGCGACTCGACCGTGCGCACGTGGTGCTACGGCATCGCCTGGCGCTGCGCCGTGTCGCTCCGGCGCGAGCCGCGCCACCGCCGCGGCGAGCGCCTCGGCTCGACGCTCGCGTCGCAGCTCGCCGGGCGCATCTTCGCCACCACCGCGGTGGAGCGCGAACGGCAGGCGGTCGCGCTCGAGCGGCTGCGCGCGACCCTCGACCCCGAGGAGCAGACCCTGCTCACGCTCCGGCTCGACCGGCGGCTCTCCTGGTCCGAGGTGGCCGACGTGCTGGCGAGCGACGCGCCGGCGCGGCCCGACGAGGCGGCGCTGCGCAAGCGCTTCGAGCGCCTCAAGGCGAAGCTCGCCGACGCGGCGCGCGAGGAGGGCCTCGTGCCGTGA
- a CDS encoding Ig-like domain-containing protein, whose amino-acid sequence MRHPRPGLAPLVAALALACGGGSKAPAPGAAPLAADDVATARDGAPVTIDVLANDSAAGGRTLTVTAVGAPARGAAALAGGRVVYTPDAPGFIGQVAFWYTVSDGARAATATVTVRGVQTLALRGRVYDEPVPGATVTATTGGESFTAVAGPDGAYTLPIEVADPAATITLVAQGTAAAGQEQVKLATVLPGLDALPADAAAAHELAAEADPNVNLTNVTTARYALLQQANGGAPPADATALVQAEKSVDPALVLDLASAIKAAVDLGAALPAGCPDTLALAADPVQTSAFTASAGAAVLAQARDATLADPVLMPPAAPVPPSGTSYLTTTASTPGYLARSGDRFTMALDGTGLYVTTTGANALTWSQSGSTVVLDLAAPLRVTSWDSIQDSPYPQAVQDAYIAERHDAGISTANAIGRITYQVFARGALVDLVTVQQDLTTTWEAVTLGSGPMAGTYGPLTSSRQWRFEGSLRDPARVPTTPWTAALAAGTWAMPAYYAAGVDPWGATLPAQFNGEAVTLAPDQTGAGAYAGQSLAWSLGAAGELHLRYASGDEQVVTLLDALDDVRAVYCERLDAAGQVVAGTYDYAFKSDVAPAAFAQAVVTAPGTFWQTMINAWMADQWAGPDLKLENKFGWSLFADGSGQRIHVAVDPSATPTTSVVGDPLAWSTSGDEVVLDMARNGDLHKELRRFLPFHLSQDGNRVFVIERSVLRATPSSAYGVYIAPRLNIYVRAPVPVAP is encoded by the coding sequence ATGCGCCACCCCCGCCCCGGTCTCGCGCCGCTCGTCGCCGCCCTCGCGCTCGCCTGCGGAGGGGGCAGCAAGGCCCCGGCGCCCGGCGCCGCGCCGCTCGCGGCCGACGACGTGGCGACCGCGCGCGACGGCGCGCCGGTGACCATCGACGTCCTCGCGAACGACAGCGCGGCGGGCGGCAGGACGCTCACCGTGACCGCCGTCGGGGCGCCGGCGCGCGGGGCCGCCGCCCTCGCCGGCGGCCGGGTCGTCTACACGCCGGACGCGCCCGGCTTCATCGGCCAGGTCGCGTTCTGGTACACGGTGAGCGACGGGGCGCGCGCGGCGACCGCCACCGTCACCGTCCGCGGCGTGCAGACGCTCGCGCTCCGCGGCCGCGTCTACGACGAGCCGGTCCCCGGCGCCACCGTCACCGCCACCACGGGCGGCGAGAGCTTCACCGCGGTGGCCGGGCCCGATGGCGCCTACACGCTCCCGATCGAGGTGGCCGACCCCGCCGCCACCATCACCCTCGTGGCGCAGGGCACGGCCGCCGCGGGCCAGGAGCAGGTCAAGCTGGCGACGGTGCTCCCCGGCCTCGACGCGCTGCCCGCCGACGCCGCCGCGGCGCACGAGCTCGCGGCCGAGGCCGATCCGAACGTCAACCTGACCAACGTGACCACCGCGCGCTACGCGCTCCTGCAGCAGGCGAACGGCGGCGCGCCGCCGGCCGACGCGACGGCGCTGGTGCAGGCGGAGAAGTCGGTGGACCCGGCCCTGGTGCTCGACCTCGCGTCGGCGATCAAGGCCGCCGTCGACCTGGGTGCGGCCCTGCCCGCGGGCTGCCCGGACACGCTCGCGCTCGCCGCCGACCCCGTCCAGACGAGCGCCTTCACCGCCAGCGCCGGCGCCGCGGTCCTGGCGCAGGCGCGCGACGCGACGCTCGCCGACCCGGTGCTCATGCCGCCGGCGGCGCCGGTCCCCCCCTCGGGCACGTCCTACCTCACCACCACCGCGTCGACCCCAGGCTACCTGGCGCGCTCCGGGGACAGGTTCACCATGGCGCTGGACGGCACCGGGCTCTACGTGACGACGACGGGCGCGAACGCGCTCACCTGGAGCCAGAGCGGCTCGACGGTCGTCCTCGACCTCGCGGCGCCGCTCAGGGTCACGAGCTGGGACAGCATCCAGGACTCCCCGTACCCTCAGGCCGTCCAGGACGCCTACATCGCCGAGCGGCACGACGCCGGGATCTCCACCGCCAACGCGATCGGGCGCATCACCTACCAGGTCTTCGCCCGCGGGGCGCTGGTCGACCTGGTCACGGTCCAGCAGGACTTGACCACCACCTGGGAGGCCGTCACCCTCGGCAGCGGTCCCATGGCCGGCACCTACGGCCCCCTCACCAGCTCGCGGCAGTGGCGGTTCGAGGGCTCGCTGCGCGATCCGGCGCGCGTGCCCACCACCCCGTGGACGGCGGCGCTCGCCGCCGGGACGTGGGCCATGCCCGCCTACTACGCCGCCGGCGTCGACCCCTGGGGCGCGACGCTCCCGGCCCAGTTCAACGGCGAGGCGGTGACGCTCGCGCCCGATCAGACCGGCGCCGGCGCCTACGCGGGGCAGAGCCTCGCCTGGAGCCTGGGCGCCGCCGGGGAGCTCCACCTGCGCTACGCGAGCGGGGACGAGCAGGTGGTCACGCTCCTGGACGCGCTCGACGACGTCCGCGCCGTCTACTGCGAGCGCCTCGACGCGGCCGGCCAGGTGGTCGCCGGCACCTACGACTACGCGTTCAAGTCCGACGTGGCGCCGGCCGCGTTCGCGCAGGCGGTGGTCACAGCCCCCGGGACCTTCTGGCAGACCATGATCAACGCCTGGATGGCCGACCAGTGGGCCGGGCCGGACCTGAAGCTCGAGAACAAGTTCGGGTGGTCGCTCTTCGCCGACGGCAGCGGCCAGCGGATCCACGTGGCCGTCGACCCCAGCGCGACCCCCACGACCAGCGTGGTGGGCGACCCGCTCGCCTGGTCGACGTCGGGCGACGAGGTGGTGCTGGACATGGCGCGAAACGGGGACCTTCACAAGGAGCTCCGCCGCTTCCTGCCCTTCCACCTCTCCCAGGACGGCAACCGGGTCTTCGTGATCGAGCGGTCGGTGCTCCGCGCCACCCCGAGCTCCGCCTACGGCGTCTACATCGCGCCGCGGCTCAACATCTACGTGCGCGCCCCCGTGCCCGTCGCGCCCTGA